A single window of Acetohalobium arabaticum DSM 5501 DNA harbors:
- a CDS encoding inositol monophosphatase family protein — protein sequence MLDLKECAKQVKEWARGVGEFQLERLDSNFQVNCKSSDVDLVTEVDELSEEILIEKINNNYPDHSILAEESGVADNDSDYRWVIDPLDGTTNYAHGFSIFAVSIALEYKEEVVLGVVYIPPLDHLYWAVKGEGAFLNDEWIEISRTNNLGEALLATGFPYDKATARKNNLDNFTKLVPQIRGIRRSGSAAFDLCNVASGVFDAFWELKLSFWDIAAGALLVEEAGGEIVTFNKEKGITIVAGNDSLVEQILAEIGE from the coding sequence TTGTTAGATCTTAAAGAGTGTGCAAAGCAGGTAAAGGAATGGGCTCGAGGGGTAGGAGAATTCCAATTGGAAAGATTGGATTCTAATTTTCAGGTCAACTGCAAGTCCAGTGATGTTGATTTAGTAACTGAGGTTGATGAGCTGTCTGAGGAGATACTGATAGAAAAGATAAATAATAATTATCCTGATCATTCAATTTTAGCTGAAGAGAGCGGAGTAGCAGATAATGATTCTGATTATAGATGGGTGATAGATCCGCTGGATGGAACTACTAATTATGCGCACGGCTTTTCTATCTTTGCTGTTTCGATAGCTTTGGAATATAAAGAAGAGGTTGTGCTGGGAGTAGTCTATATTCCTCCTTTGGACCATCTCTACTGGGCTGTTAAGGGCGAAGGGGCCTTTTTAAATGATGAATGGATTGAGATAAGTAGGACTAATAATTTAGGAGAAGCGCTGCTGGCAACAGGTTTTCCCTATGATAAGGCTACTGCCCGGAAGAATAATCTCGATAACTTTACTAAGCTGGTGCCTCAGATCCGCGGGATAAGAAGAAGCGGTAGTGCTGCTTTCGATTTATGTAATGTGGCCAGTGGAGTCTTTGATGCTTTCTGGGAGTTGAAATTAAGCTTCTGGGATATAGCTGCTGGTGCTTTATTAGTAGAGGAGGCTGGTGGAGAAATAGTTACCTTCAATAAAGAAAAGGGAATAACTATAGTAGCTGGTAATGATAGCTTGGTGGAACAGATATTAGCGGAGATTGGAGAGTAG
- the djlA gene encoding co-chaperone DjlA, producing MSWSGKLIGGGIGYMFGGPIGAVIGGLIGNKFDQSDKRQQSRPELDEREKLDMMFFTTTFSMLAKFAQADGAVTRSEINVVDNFIKKDLQLDKEARELAIKIFDEAKRNQDSFEDFAEQFYDYFKEQESILVSMLDLLMRVAVADNNLHKQERKYLRKVKQIFNINDSQYKSIKARYTQEENQEENMDKYYKILEVSPEANMSEVKRKYREKVKEFHPDNIINKGLSEEFVDFAEEKFKEIQEAYEMIKKKKAS from the coding sequence ATGAGTTGGAGTGGAAAATTAATTGGTGGCGGTATTGGTTATATGTTTGGCGGCCCCATTGGAGCAGTAATTGGTGGATTGATAGGAAATAAATTCGATCAAAGCGATAAGCGGCAGCAGTCAAGACCTGAATTAGATGAAAGAGAAAAACTGGATATGATGTTTTTCACTACTACTTTTTCAATGCTGGCCAAGTTTGCCCAGGCAGATGGGGCGGTAACTAGGTCGGAAATAAATGTAGTAGATAATTTTATAAAGAAGGATTTACAGCTGGATAAAGAAGCCAGAGAGTTAGCTATCAAGATCTTTGATGAGGCAAAAAGGAATCAGGATAGCTTTGAAGACTTTGCGGAGCAGTTTTATGATTACTTTAAAGAGCAGGAATCTATATTGGTCAGCATGTTAGACTTACTTATGAGAGTGGCCGTAGCGGATAATAACCTACATAAGCAAGAAAGAAAGTATTTAAGAAAAGTAAAGCAGATTTTTAATATTAATGACAGCCAGTATAAAAGTATTAAGGCTAGGTATACACAGGAAGAAAATCAGGAAGAGAATATGGACAAGTATTATAAGATACTTGAAGTCTCTCCCGAGGCCAACATGAGTGAAGTTAAGAGAAAGTATCGGGAAAAGGTTAAAGAGTTCCATCCTGATAATATAATTAATAAAGGCTTATCAGAGGAGTTTGTGGATTTTGCGGAGGAAAAATTTAAGGAAATACAGGAAGCATATGAGATGATAAAGAAAAAGAAGGCAAGTTAA
- a CDS encoding TIGR04190 family B12-binding domain/radical SAM domain protein: MSKPDLILLHPPSVYDFREKSIFYGPISDLIPSSPIFEMYPLGLLTIQSYLEKKGYNVRIVNLALKMMKNNDFNVRKFISNLNPKAFGIDLHWLPHAHGSLEIAKIVKEEHSKIPTIFGGLSSTYFHKELIDYPQVNYVLRGDSTEEPFYDLLQAIERETSLQKVPNLTWKDSKEETVVNSLDFNPPTLDHADLGIDTMIKNVFKYRDLESVIPFHGWLKNPITTVISVKGCRQGCITCGRSKYSNECYNERQGPIFRSPDSMIKNIKEIINFSRGPIFIVGDIRQAGRDYAEELLDKLSRINCKNEIVFELFRPAARDFLEKINDSVTNWSLELSPESHSEEVRKAQNGTAIYTNEEMEQTLDIATNLDCNRIDVFFMIGLPKQTAKSVEETIDYCEYLFQKYDTKLSCFISPMGPFLDPGSLAFEEPEKMGYKKFAHTLEDHRKRLTNSSWEEILSYETEWMTKKEIVEQTYKAGDKLNKLKSKYDRIDNQTSQRINKRIKQAKKLKKYLDREKKDLKISGDFNLKGEIDKFSISTVCEKSELDWPTTFGKFKILGGIKSLVSHFLS, from the coding sequence ATGTCAAAACCAGATCTCATCTTACTACATCCGCCTAGTGTATATGACTTTAGAGAAAAATCAATCTTTTATGGGCCAATCAGTGATTTAATCCCTTCTTCTCCAATATTTGAAATGTATCCTTTAGGATTATTAACTATTCAGAGCTATCTAGAAAAAAAAGGATATAACGTAAGGATTGTTAATTTAGCTTTGAAGATGATGAAGAATAATGATTTTAATGTTAGAAAATTCATCTCTAACCTAAATCCTAAGGCCTTTGGAATAGATCTACATTGGCTTCCTCATGCCCACGGTTCGTTAGAAATTGCTAAGATAGTGAAAGAAGAACATTCAAAAATCCCAACTATTTTTGGCGGTTTATCCTCTACTTACTTCCATAAGGAATTAATAGATTATCCACAGGTTAATTATGTACTTCGGGGCGACTCTACAGAAGAGCCGTTTTATGATCTATTACAAGCAATCGAAAGAGAAACTTCCCTACAAAAAGTTCCTAATTTAACCTGGAAAGACAGTAAAGAAGAAACAGTAGTGAATTCCTTAGACTTTAATCCCCCCACGCTAGATCATGCAGATTTAGGAATAGATACTATGATTAAGAATGTATTCAAATACCGTGATCTAGAAAGTGTAATTCCCTTTCATGGCTGGCTAAAAAATCCGATTACTACTGTCATCTCCGTAAAAGGATGCCGGCAGGGCTGTATCACCTGTGGAAGATCAAAATACAGTAATGAATGCTACAATGAAAGACAGGGACCTATCTTTAGAAGTCCAGATAGCATGATAAAAAACATAAAGGAAATTATTAACTTTTCGCGCGGCCCTATCTTTATTGTAGGCGATATCAGACAGGCTGGCAGAGATTATGCCGAAGAGTTATTGGATAAACTATCCAGAATTAATTGTAAAAATGAGATTGTCTTTGAATTATTCAGACCTGCTGCAAGAGACTTCTTAGAAAAGATTAATGATTCAGTAACTAACTGGAGTCTAGAACTTTCTCCCGAAAGCCACAGTGAAGAGGTCAGAAAGGCCCAAAATGGAACCGCTATCTATACTAACGAAGAGATGGAACAAACGTTAGACATAGCGACTAATCTGGATTGTAACAGAATAGATGTCTTTTTTATGATCGGGCTTCCTAAACAGACTGCTAAATCAGTAGAAGAAACTATAGATTACTGTGAATATCTATTCCAAAAATATGATACAAAATTATCATGTTTCATTTCTCCTATGGGGCCTTTTTTAGACCCCGGCAGCTTAGCATTTGAAGAACCAGAAAAAATGGGATATAAAAAGTTTGCCCATACTCTAGAAGACCATAGAAAGAGATTAACCAACTCCTCCTGGGAAGAAATTCTAAGCTATGAAACTGAATGGATGACAAAGAAAGAAATTGTAGAACAGACTTATAAGGCAGGAGATAAATTAAATAAATTAAAGTCTAAATATGATAGAATTGATAATCAGACTAGCCAAAGGATCAACAAACGAATTAAACAGGCCAAAAAATTAAAGAAATACTTAGACAGAGAAAAGAAAGACCTTAAGATTAGCGGTGATTTCAATCTAAAAGGAGAAATCGATAAATTCAGTATTTCTACTGTCTGTGAAAAGAGTGAACTTGATTGGCCTACAACCTTCGGTAAATTTAAGATATTAGGAGGAATTAAATCACTAGTAAGCCATTTTTTGAGTTAA